The following proteins come from a genomic window of Anguilla rostrata isolate EN2019 chromosome 17, ASM1855537v3, whole genome shotgun sequence:
- the si:ch211-66e2.5 gene encoding hemicentin-2 isoform X1 produces the protein MEREYLKLTVFLSALCAASGEGCSLELRPSRVVVGFGDPVSVSCVASRPVRVLGWEAAIGSAHTQSDLTVRWGVDSLRDWIEEPICYGVFFTAPRQCEEKLNLVLYKIPDSVSISAVNHTGPMTDGQQYQLQCEVQNIAPVQYLTLRWYRGQTEVYNHTFSDLTPDTPVQVSSTLLVTPTSADDGAQYSCVAELELGPEGPQPPPEVKSEPLNITVHYSPFFYSPDDETLEVTEGEGVPLNCSAQGNPLPAYSWSSPLNQEEKTSQTQITSTSLTPGAHSYTCTASNQLGQQSKKFTVKILSKGV, from the exons ATGGAAAGAGAGTATCTGAAACTGACCGTTTTTCTCAGCGCCCTTTGCGCAG CGTCGGGAGAGGGCTGTTCCCTGGAGCTGCGCCCGTcgcgggtggtggtggggttcggGGATCCCGTGTCGGTCAGCTGCGTGGCCTCGCGCCCCGTGCGGGTGCTCGGCTGGGAGGCGGCCATCGGCTCCGCTCACACGCAGAGTGACCTCACCGTCCGCTGGGGCGTGGACAGCCTGAGGGACTGGATCGAGGAGCCCATCTGCTATGGCGTGTTCTTCACCGCACCCAGGCAGTGCGAGGAGAAGCTCAACCTGGTGCTATACA AGATTCCAGACAGCGTCTCCATTAGCGCTGTGAACCACACAGGCCCGATGACGGATGGGCAACAGTaccagctgcagtgtgaggtcCAGAACATCGCTCCTGTTCAGTACCTCACCCTCAGGTGGTACAGGGGACAGACAGAAGTTTACAATCACACATTCTCTGATCTCACACCTGACACACCTGTCCAAGTGTCTTCTACCCTCCTGGTCACACCCACCAGCGCTGATGATGGAGCGCAGTACAGCTGCGTGGCAGAGCTGGAACTGGGACCTGAAGGACCACAACCCCCACCTGAAGTAAAATCTGAGCCACTCAACATCACTGTGCACT ACTCCCCCTTCTTCTACAGTCCAGATGATGAGACCTTGGAGGTGACAGAGGGGGAAGGGGTCCCCTTAAACTGCTCTGCCCAGGGGAACCCCCTTCCTGCGTACTCCTGGTCCTCTCCTCTCAACCAAGAAGAGAAGACGAGTCAGACACAAATCACCTCCACCTCTCTGACCCCCGGTGCCCACTCCTACACCTGCACTGCCTCCAACCAACTAGGACAGCAGAGCAAGAAATTCACTGTCAAAATCCTCTCCAAAG GTGTATAG
- the si:ch211-66e2.5 gene encoding hemicentin-2 isoform X2: MEREYLKLTVFLSALCAASGEGCSLELRPSRVVVGFGDPVSVSCVASRPVRVLGWEAAIGSAHTQSDLTVRWGVDSLRDWIEEPICYGVFFTAPRQCEEKLNLVLYNSPFFYSPDDETLEVTEGEGVPLNCSAQGNPLPAYSWSSPLNQEEKTSQTQITSTSLTPGAHSYTCTASNQLGQQSKKFTVKILSKGV, translated from the exons ATGGAAAGAGAGTATCTGAAACTGACCGTTTTTCTCAGCGCCCTTTGCGCAG CGTCGGGAGAGGGCTGTTCCCTGGAGCTGCGCCCGTcgcgggtggtggtggggttcggGGATCCCGTGTCGGTCAGCTGCGTGGCCTCGCGCCCCGTGCGGGTGCTCGGCTGGGAGGCGGCCATCGGCTCCGCTCACACGCAGAGTGACCTCACCGTCCGCTGGGGCGTGGACAGCCTGAGGGACTGGATCGAGGAGCCCATCTGCTATGGCGTGTTCTTCACCGCACCCAGGCAGTGCGAGGAGAAGCTCAACCTGGTGCTATACA ACTCCCCCTTCTTCTACAGTCCAGATGATGAGACCTTGGAGGTGACAGAGGGGGAAGGGGTCCCCTTAAACTGCTCTGCCCAGGGGAACCCCCTTCCTGCGTACTCCTGGTCCTCTCCTCTCAACCAAGAAGAGAAGACGAGTCAGACACAAATCACCTCCACCTCTCTGACCCCCGGTGCCCACTCCTACACCTGCACTGCCTCCAACCAACTAGGACAGCAGAGCAAGAAATTCACTGTCAAAATCCTCTCCAAAG GTGTATAG